A region from the Aegilops tauschii subsp. strangulata cultivar AL8/78 chromosome 5, Aet v6.0, whole genome shotgun sequence genome encodes:
- the LOC141022863 gene encoding uncharacterized protein has product MPNSIITDNDTNFAKGALAQYCSISGIHLDLASVAHPQSNGEVKRASGLILSGIKSRLVEPLIRSPGNWIDELSAVLWSLRTTPNRSTGFTPFFLVYGAEAFIPTHVEFDSPHVTMYTEAEAKEAREDDIDLLEEARLLALSHLSARPQALPQQEDQAPRFSGGRPCPPTRPGTDRPTQAVPPWEGPFIISRALCDRNAYYLIEARKSNKRKRDAASEETTRPWNAELLRPF; this is encoded by the coding sequence ATGCCGAACAGCATCATCACGGACAACGAcaccaacttcgccaagggcgcACTCGCGCAGTACTGCTCCATCTCCGGCATCCACCTCGACCtggcttccgtggcacacccgcAGTCCAACGGCGAGGTCAAGCGGGCCAGCGGCCTCATCCTATCCGGCATCAAGTCGCGGCTCGTCGAGCCGCTCATCCGTTCACCCGGCAATTGGATCGACGAGCtgtcggccgtcctctggagtctccgAACAACGCCAAATcggtcgaccgggttcaccccgttcttcctcgtctacggagcagaagcctTTATCCCGACCCACGTCGAGTTTGACTCGCCACACGTCACGATGTACACCGAAGCCGAAGCCAAAGAAGCCCGCGAAGACGACAtcgacctgctcgaagaagcACGTCTCCTAGCGCTCAGCCATCTATCAGCAAGGCCTCAGGCActaccacagcaagaagatcaagcccctcgctTTTCAGGAGGGAGACCTTGTCCTCCGACTCGTCCAGGAACAGACCGGCCAACACAAGCTGTCCCCccatgggagggccccttcataATCAGCAGGGCCTTGTGTGATCGCaacgcctactacctcatcgagGCCCGCAAGTCAAACAAGCGCAAGAGGGATGCCGCCAGTGAAGAAACAACCCGGCCGTGGAACGCGGAACTCCTCCGCCCGTTTTAA